A genomic window from Pseudokineococcus lusitanus includes:
- a CDS encoding DNA polymerase III subunit delta', giving the protein MSVWDELVGQDEVVEVLRRAADPAGDGPAHAWLFTGPPGSGRSVAARAFAAALLCETGTGCGVCHDCRTVLAGTHADVRVVATEKLTLKIDEVRELVQHAQRRPSGGRWRVVVVEDADRMLERTTNVLLKAVEEPPPRTIWLLCTPSAEDVLPTIRSRSRPVRLRVPPVPAVAELLVRRDGVDPAMAAYAARAAQSHVGLARRLARDEGARNRRRDVVRTPLDLRGTADAVVRAGELADVAAEEAKDATAERDARERAELLHTLGVEPGRPAPPALRGQVKALEEDQKRRATRLRRDVLDRALLDLLSVYRDVLLLQLGADVELVNTSMLEDLRALAGREGPEVTLRRMDAVGTARERLQANANPLLTLEALCVQLLPEQADAR; this is encoded by the coding sequence GTGAGCGTCTGGGACGAGCTGGTCGGCCAGGACGAGGTCGTCGAGGTGCTGCGGCGTGCCGCCGACCCGGCCGGTGACGGCCCCGCGCACGCGTGGCTCTTCACCGGCCCCCCCGGCTCGGGCCGCTCGGTGGCCGCCCGCGCCTTCGCCGCGGCCCTGCTCTGCGAGACGGGCACCGGCTGCGGGGTCTGCCACGACTGCCGGACCGTGCTGGCGGGCACGCACGCCGACGTCCGCGTCGTCGCGACGGAGAAGCTGACGCTGAAGATCGACGAGGTGCGCGAGCTGGTCCAGCACGCGCAGCGCCGCCCCTCCGGCGGCCGCTGGCGCGTCGTCGTCGTCGAGGACGCCGACCGCATGCTCGAGCGCACGACCAACGTGCTGCTCAAGGCCGTGGAGGAGCCGCCGCCGCGCACCATCTGGCTGCTGTGCACGCCCAGCGCCGAGGACGTCCTGCCGACGATCCGCTCCCGGTCGCGCCCGGTGCGTCTGCGGGTGCCGCCGGTCCCGGCCGTCGCCGAGCTCCTCGTGCGGCGGGACGGCGTCGACCCGGCGATGGCGGCCTACGCCGCGCGGGCGGCACAGAGCCACGTCGGCCTCGCCCGGCGGCTCGCGCGCGACGAGGGCGCCCGCAACCGGCGCCGCGACGTCGTGCGCACCCCGCTGGACCTCCGCGGCACCGCCGACGCCGTCGTGCGCGCCGGCGAGCTGGCGGACGTGGCCGCCGAGGAGGCCAAGGACGCGACGGCGGAGCGCGACGCGCGCGAGCGCGCCGAGCTGCTGCACACCCTCGGCGTGGAGCCCGGCCGTCCGGCGCCGCCCGCGCTGCGGGGCCAGGTGAAGGCCCTGGAGGAGGACCAGAAGCGCCGCGCCACCCGGCTGCGGCGCGACGTCCTCGACCGGGCGCTGCTCGACCTGCTGTCCGTCTACCGCGACGTCCTGCTGCTCCAGCTCGGCGCCGACGTCGAGCTCGTCAACACCTCGATGCTCGAGGACCTGCGCGCGCTCGCCGGGCGCGAGGGGCCGGAGGTCACGCTGCGCCGGATGGACGCCGTCGGCACGGCCCGGGAGCGGCTGCAGGCCAACGCCAACCCGCTGCTCACCCTGGAGGCCCTGTGCGTGCAGCTCCTTCCCGAGCAGGCGGACGCGCGATGA
- a CDS encoding alpha/beta hydrolase, protein MTGRARGTTAAAGSRRARGAVAALGVAALLAACGGAPEPEGGPSTQLPSPGPVAETAEDPALDPALADVYGQEPAWVPCGEVLECATVAVPVDWDAPDGELLDLAVSRVPAGDEDDRLGSVLVNPGGPGASGVDLVGADGSAAVSEAVRERYDVVGFDPRGVGSSDPVDCLDDAALDEYLSTDVDTSTPEGVEEVAAREAAFARGCAEDAGPLLGEVGTVDAARDLDVLRAVLGDERLTYVGRSYGTLLGAEYLRQFPARAGRLVLDGALDPADGAAAVALAQAEGLERALTAFVTACGEGDVDGCPLEGSPEEGLSAVAGLVESTRDAPLPTGDPDRPLTRPLAATGVVAALYDDRTWPLLGTALADALDGEGGGLLQLADAYAGRLPDGTYRGNTLEAFVAVSCLDRPGVTTEEAEELTEQLGEVAPTLGSLVGGGATCVDWPVPPTRTPAPVEAPDALPTLVVGTTGDPATPYVWSERLAEQLGSAALLTYDGEGHTAYLRGDDCVDGAVDAYLLEGVLPGDGATCGA, encoded by the coding sequence ATGACGGGCCGGGCCCGCGGGACCACCGCGGCTGCCGGGTCCCGCCGGGCGCGCGGGGCGGTGGCGGCGCTCGGCGTCGCGGCGCTGCTCGCCGCCTGCGGCGGTGCGCCGGAGCCGGAGGGCGGGCCGTCGACGCAGCTGCCGTCGCCCGGTCCCGTCGCCGAGACGGCCGAGGACCCGGCGCTCGACCCGGCGCTGGCCGACGTCTACGGGCAGGAGCCCGCGTGGGTGCCGTGCGGCGAGGTGCTCGAGTGCGCCACCGTCGCCGTGCCCGTCGACTGGGACGCCCCCGACGGCGAGCTGCTCGACCTGGCCGTCAGCCGGGTCCCCGCCGGCGACGAGGACGACCGCCTCGGCTCGGTGCTCGTCAACCCCGGGGGCCCCGGGGCGTCGGGCGTCGACCTCGTCGGGGCCGACGGCTCGGCCGCCGTCTCCGAGGCCGTGCGCGAGCGCTACGACGTCGTGGGCTTCGACCCCCGCGGGGTCGGCAGCTCCGACCCGGTCGACTGCCTCGACGACGCCGCGCTCGACGAGTACCTGTCCACCGACGTCGACACGTCGACGCCGGAGGGCGTGGAGGAGGTCGCGGCGCGCGAGGCCGCCTTCGCCCGTGGGTGCGCGGAGGACGCCGGCCCGCTGCTCGGCGAGGTCGGCACCGTCGACGCCGCCCGCGACCTCGACGTCCTCCGGGCGGTCCTCGGCGACGAGCGCCTCACCTACGTCGGGCGGTCCTACGGGACGCTGCTCGGCGCCGAGTACCTCCGCCAGTTCCCCGCCCGCGCGGGACGGCTGGTCCTCGACGGCGCCCTCGACCCGGCCGACGGCGCCGCCGCCGTGGCGCTCGCCCAGGCCGAGGGGCTCGAGCGCGCCCTCACCGCCTTCGTCACCGCCTGCGGCGAGGGCGACGTCGACGGGTGCCCGCTGGAGGGGAGCCCCGAGGAGGGGCTCAGCGCGGTCGCCGGGCTCGTCGAGAGCACGCGGGACGCGCCGCTGCCGACGGGCGACCCCGACCGCCCGCTGACGCGCCCGCTCGCGGCCACGGGCGTCGTCGCGGCCCTCTACGACGACCGGACGTGGCCGCTCCTCGGCACGGCGCTCGCCGACGCCCTCGACGGCGAGGGCGGCGGCCTGCTGCAGCTCGCCGACGCCTACGCGGGGCGGCTGCCCGACGGCACCTACCGCGGCAACACGCTCGAGGCCTTCGTGGCGGTCTCGTGCCTGGACCGGCCCGGCGTCACGACCGAGGAGGCCGAGGAGCTGACGGAGCAGCTGGGAGAGGTGGCCCCGACGCTGGGGTCCCTCGTCGGCGGGGGCGCCACGTGCGTGGACTGGCCGGTGCCGCCGACGCGGACGCCGGCCCCCGTCGAGGCGCCCGACGCGCTGCCCACGCTCGTCGTCGGGACCACGGGCGACCCCGCCACGCCGTACGTCTGGTCGGAGCGCCTGGCGGAGCAGCTGGGCTCCGCGGCGCTGCTCACCTACGACGGCGAGGGCCACACCGCCTACCTCCGCGGGGACGACTGCGTGGACGGCGCGGTGGACGCCTACCTCCTCGAGGGCGTCCTCCCGGGTGATGGTGCGACCTGCGGTGCCTGA
- a CDS encoding DEAD/DEAH box helicase — MSTPTSARPPVAPSRPPTPLVAALEDLRDAAGPGGPEPDDLLAAFTAWTDGRGITQYPAQEEALLELVTGADVVLATPTGSGKSLVAAGAQAFALAQGRRSFYTAPIKALVSEKFFDLCAVFGADRVGMLTGDASVNAGAPVVCCTAEILANLALREGEGADVGLVVMDEFHYYGDPDRGWAWQVPLLELPHAQFLLMSATLGDVTAIREDLARRTGRPSALVSSAERPVPLHHYYAETPVHETVDELLQTQQAPVYVVHFTQAAALERAQALTSANVATRAERDAIAAALGGFRFTTAFGQTLSRLVRHGVGVHHAGMLPKYRRLVEQLAQAGLLKVICGTDTLGVGINVPIRTVLLSALGKYDGTRTRLLTAREFHQVAGRAGRAGYDTAGTVVVQAPEHEVENLRALAKAGDDPKKRRKVVRRQPAEGSVAWTRATFDKLVAAEPEPLRSRFAVSTSMVLGVLARPGDPAAAMRRLLRENHDPRPRQQRHVLEVVGIVRALLAAGVVERLDEPEPDGRRYRLTVDLPRGFALEHPLSTFALAAVELLDPASPTYALDVLSVVESTLDDPRAVLVAQQHKARGEAVAQMKADGLEYEERMERLEEITWPKPLEELLEAALETYRGSHPWASRARLSPKSVVRDLYERGMTFRELVSFYGLVRAEGAVLRYLTDAYRSLRSGVPAEARTEDVVDLVEWLGELVRQVDSSLLDEWEHLTDPDHDPAVDEVRAPTGTPARPVTGNERAFTRMVRNALFRRVELAARRRTWELGELDAATGWDAAAWAEQLDAYFAEHDDIGTGADARGPKMLLVRKEPTVWHVRQVFDDPAGDGDWGLSAEVDLPASDEEGAAVVRVVEVGRL; from the coding sequence ATGAGCACCCCGACGTCCGCGCGCCCGCCCGTGGCCCCCTCCCGCCCCCCGACGCCGCTGGTCGCGGCGCTGGAGGACCTCCGCGACGCCGCGGGGCCCGGCGGCCCCGAGCCGGACGACCTCCTCGCCGCCTTCACGGCCTGGACCGACGGCCGCGGCATCACCCAGTACCCCGCGCAGGAGGAGGCGCTGCTCGAGCTCGTCACGGGGGCCGACGTCGTCCTCGCGACCCCCACCGGCTCCGGCAAGTCCCTCGTCGCCGCCGGCGCCCAGGCCTTCGCGCTGGCGCAGGGCCGCCGGTCCTTCTACACGGCGCCCATCAAGGCGCTCGTGTCGGAGAAGTTCTTCGACCTGTGCGCGGTCTTCGGCGCCGACCGGGTCGGCATGCTCACCGGCGACGCCAGCGTCAACGCGGGCGCGCCCGTCGTGTGCTGCACGGCCGAGATCCTCGCCAACCTCGCGCTGCGCGAGGGCGAGGGCGCCGACGTCGGCCTCGTCGTCATGGACGAGTTCCACTACTACGGCGACCCCGACCGCGGCTGGGCCTGGCAGGTGCCGCTGCTCGAGCTGCCGCACGCGCAGTTCCTCCTCATGTCCGCGACGCTCGGCGACGTCACGGCCATCCGCGAGGACCTCGCCCGGCGCACGGGCCGCCCGAGCGCCCTCGTCAGCTCGGCCGAGCGCCCCGTCCCGCTGCACCACTACTACGCGGAGACACCGGTCCACGAGACCGTCGACGAGCTGCTCCAGACGCAGCAGGCGCCCGTCTACGTCGTCCACTTCACGCAGGCGGCGGCGCTCGAGCGCGCCCAGGCGCTCACGAGCGCCAACGTGGCCACCCGCGCCGAGCGGGACGCCATCGCCGCGGCGCTCGGCGGCTTCCGCTTCACCACCGCCTTCGGCCAGACGCTGTCCCGGCTCGTGCGCCACGGCGTCGGCGTCCACCACGCGGGGATGCTCCCGAAGTACCGGCGGCTCGTGGAGCAGCTCGCGCAGGCGGGCCTGCTCAAGGTCATCTGCGGCACCGACACCCTCGGCGTCGGCATCAACGTGCCCATCCGCACCGTCCTGCTGAGCGCCCTCGGCAAGTACGACGGCACCCGCACCCGCCTGCTGACGGCGCGGGAGTTCCACCAGGTCGCCGGCCGCGCCGGGCGGGCGGGCTACGACACGGCGGGCACGGTCGTCGTCCAGGCGCCGGAGCACGAGGTCGAGAACCTCCGGGCGCTCGCCAAGGCCGGCGACGACCCCAAGAAGCGCCGCAAGGTCGTCCGCCGGCAGCCGGCCGAGGGCTCGGTGGCGTGGACCCGCGCCACCTTCGACAAGCTCGTCGCCGCGGAGCCGGAGCCCCTGCGCAGCCGCTTCGCCGTCTCGACGTCGATGGTGCTGGGCGTCCTCGCCCGTCCGGGCGACCCGGCGGCCGCCATGCGCCGGCTCCTGCGCGAGAACCACGACCCCCGCCCCCGCCAGCAGCGCCACGTCCTCGAGGTCGTCGGCATCGTCCGGGCGCTGCTCGCCGCCGGCGTCGTCGAGCGGCTCGACGAGCCGGAGCCGGACGGGCGCCGCTACCGCCTCACCGTCGACCTCCCCCGGGGCTTCGCGCTCGAGCACCCGCTCTCGACCTTCGCCCTCGCGGCCGTCGAGCTGCTCGACCCCGCGTCGCCGACGTACGCCCTCGACGTCCTGTCCGTCGTGGAGTCGACCCTCGACGACCCCCGCGCCGTCCTCGTCGCCCAGCAGCACAAGGCCCGCGGCGAGGCCGTCGCGCAGATGAAGGCCGACGGGCTCGAGTACGAGGAGCGGATGGAGCGGCTGGAGGAGATCACCTGGCCCAAGCCGCTGGAGGAGCTCCTCGAGGCCGCGCTCGAGACCTACCGCGGCAGCCACCCCTGGGCGTCCCGGGCGCGGCTGTCGCCGAAGTCGGTCGTCCGCGACCTCTACGAGCGCGGCATGACCTTCCGCGAGCTCGTCTCCTTCTACGGGCTCGTCCGCGCCGAGGGCGCGGTGCTGCGCTACCTCACCGACGCCTACCGCTCCCTGCGCTCGGGCGTCCCGGCGGAGGCGCGCACCGAGGACGTCGTCGACCTCGTCGAGTGGCTGGGTGAGCTCGTGCGGCAGGTCGACTCCAGCCTGCTCGACGAGTGGGAGCACCTCACCGACCCCGACCACGACCCGGCCGTCGACGAGGTGCGCGCGCCCACGGGCACGCCCGCCCGTCCGGTCACCGGCAACGAGCGGGCCTTCACCCGCATGGTGCGCAACGCCCTCTTCCGCCGGGTGGAGCTGGCCGCGCGACGCCGGACGTGGGAGCTGGGCGAGCTGGACGCCGCCACGGGGTGGGACGCGGCGGCCTGGGCCGAGCAGCTGGACGCCTACTTCGCCGAGCACGACGACATCGGCACGGGTGCGGACGCCCGAGGCCCCAAGATGCTCCTCGTGCGCAAGGAGCCCACGGTGTGGCACGTCCGCCAGGTCTTCGACGACCCCGCCGGCGACGGGGACTGGGGCCTGTCGGCCGAGGTCGACCTCCCCGCGAGCGACGAGGAGGGCGCGGCGGTCGTCCGGGTGGTCGAGGTGGGGCGGCTGTGA
- the tmk gene encoding dTMP kinase, with the protein MTSAPPPRPVPRGGRPAAPRPGRGTSPEAPGVPAARLPVRRPGVLPAAGVAGALDVLWLVGAAGAAVAVGGRSGTAAAALGVALVLLARLGPAALLPAGVLARAAALPPVVAGVVRGVAALLVLVVLATTAGAWPVVLVALLVLLAEAVRPPARGAVGGEALVVAAALPVLALAVVLGALGRGLDAAVGVLAPPGPVLLLVAVGGLVLAARDRRAASPAAVDRGAAHPDRGTTTPAAAGAGARELLAALRAVVASARGAARCAALAPVVVAAALAPVHATALGAGSAGSALLLLALAGGGLGGSAVAVRWPAAGSAPGSVLALAAGGAAVAVLVAGPTTDLVVSAVLLAVAGACAGAAVVASRGLPPVDGAGGQVAPAARRTAEGLVLGAVAVLAPLLAAVLGPVRFPLGAAGDLDVDGAGVVMVLVGLAALVAAGVVVRPLADRPAGPLLPALLARASEVGTGAGTVAPPSAGGSPAPSAPPTAAPHGLPGVLLALEGGDGAGKSTQVRLLGEALRARGVEVVVTREPGATALGARVRGLLLDPSPGAPAVPPRAEALLYAADRAAHVAEVVRPALARGAVVVTDRYVDSSLAYQGAGRALPAAEVAELSRWATEGLLPDRVVVLDLTAAAAAARREGRGAADRLDGEPATFHERVRSLFLDLARAGGSRYVVVDADGSTEAVARRVRAAVAPLVPVLGEDHAEGPGTPRDHGAGGVLHDGPHDGPDDGPDDAGPDEDPPDDGRGGPPDEPPPAPAPAPAAPTAPPTAVVPVVAAGSSPVGRRSVEGLGGPATEPVDVVPAPAPRGASDARREQAADDARRAAEEAEQQRLEEQRREEARLEDERRREARRLDDERRARDEEAARRAAEEAEQRRLEEERRRLEDERREAERVRAEQAERERVETERAAAQQERAGRRAGTSVRSAEAAVATARRLGDARRPVAAPPAAPPAPPPAPLSVRLPQERLDRLPDAVQRSAVEVAQAQRDARTGALALAEQQRADAERARRRAEEEARLAERAARERAAAAEAAERERQQAELMARREAEEARAEEERREASRRRAATERVAPAGEGAAGTGTAALPVVDAPGADGRPGLQELQAADRRREAQQRARRRAAASRGGAPAGRARRSRYDGQGALADELFSWQEERDERRLARRAERRGEVPDGPDGQGGTDEPGGTGPR; encoded by the coding sequence GTGACCTCCGCCCCGCCGCCCCGGCCCGTCCCGCGGGGCGGCAGGCCCGCCGCGCCGCGCCCCGGCCGCGGCACCTCCCCGGAGGCGCCCGGCGTGCCCGCGGCCCGGCTGCCCGTCCGCCGCCCCGGCGTCCTTCCCGCGGCCGGCGTCGCGGGGGCCCTCGACGTCCTGTGGCTCGTCGGCGCGGCCGGCGCCGCCGTGGCCGTCGGCGGCCGGTCGGGCACGGCGGCGGCCGCGCTCGGCGTGGCGCTCGTCCTCCTGGCGCGCCTCGGCCCGGCGGCGCTGCTGCCGGCCGGCGTCCTCGCCCGGGCCGCGGCCCTGCCGCCCGTCGTCGCCGGTGTCGTCCGCGGCGTGGCGGCGCTCCTGGTCCTCGTCGTCCTGGCCACCACGGCCGGCGCCTGGCCGGTCGTCCTCGTGGCGCTGCTCGTGCTCCTCGCCGAGGCCGTGCGCCCGCCCGCGCGCGGCGCCGTCGGCGGCGAGGCCCTCGTCGTGGCCGCCGCGCTCCCCGTGCTCGCCCTCGCCGTCGTCCTCGGCGCCCTCGGCCGCGGGCTCGACGCCGCGGTCGGCGTCCTGGCCCCGCCCGGCCCGGTGCTGCTCCTCGTGGCGGTCGGCGGGCTCGTGCTCGCCGCGCGGGACCGCCGGGCGGCGAGCCCGGCCGCGGTGGACCGGGGCGCCGCGCACCCTGACCGGGGAACCACGACGCCGGCGGCGGCCGGCGCGGGCGCCCGCGAGCTCCTCGCCGCGCTGCGGGCCGTCGTGGCCTCCGCGCGGGGCGCCGCCCGCTGCGCCGCGCTCGCCCCCGTCGTCGTCGCCGCCGCGCTGGCGCCCGTCCACGCCACCGCGCTCGGCGCCGGGTCGGCCGGCAGCGCGCTGCTCCTCCTCGCGCTCGCCGGGGGCGGCCTGGGCGGCTCCGCCGTCGCCGTCCGCTGGCCCGCGGCGGGGTCCGCGCCCGGCAGCGTCCTCGCCCTCGCCGCGGGGGGCGCCGCCGTGGCCGTCCTCGTCGCCGGGCCCACGACCGACCTCGTCGTGTCCGCCGTCCTCCTCGCCGTGGCGGGGGCGTGCGCGGGGGCCGCGGTCGTGGCCTCCCGCGGCCTGCCGCCCGTCGACGGGGCCGGGGGCCAGGTCGCCCCGGCCGCCCGCCGCACGGCCGAGGGCCTCGTGCTCGGGGCGGTCGCCGTGCTGGCGCCGCTCCTCGCGGCCGTGCTCGGTCCCGTCCGCTTCCCGCTCGGGGCGGCCGGCGACCTCGACGTCGACGGCGCGGGCGTCGTCATGGTGCTCGTCGGGCTGGCCGCGCTCGTGGCGGCGGGCGTCGTCGTCCGGCCGCTCGCCGACCGCCCGGCCGGGCCGCTGCTGCCGGCCCTCCTGGCGCGCGCCTCGGAGGTCGGCACGGGCGCGGGCACCGTCGCGCCCCCCTCCGCCGGCGGCTCCCCGGCCCCGTCCGCCCCCCCGACGGCCGCCCCCCACGGGCTGCCCGGGGTCCTCCTCGCGCTCGAGGGCGGCGACGGCGCGGGGAAGTCCACGCAGGTGCGCCTGCTCGGCGAGGCCCTGCGCGCCCGCGGCGTCGAGGTCGTCGTCACGCGGGAGCCGGGCGCCACCGCGCTGGGCGCGCGGGTGCGCGGCCTGCTGCTCGACCCCTCGCCCGGCGCCCCCGCCGTCCCGCCGCGCGCCGAGGCGCTGCTCTACGCGGCGGACCGCGCGGCGCACGTCGCGGAGGTCGTGCGGCCGGCGCTCGCCCGGGGCGCCGTCGTCGTCACCGACCGCTACGTCGACTCCTCCCTGGCCTACCAGGGGGCCGGCCGGGCGCTGCCCGCCGCTGAGGTCGCCGAGCTGTCGCGGTGGGCCACCGAGGGCCTCCTGCCCGACCGTGTCGTCGTCCTCGACCTCACCGCGGCGGCCGCTGCCGCACGGCGCGAGGGCCGCGGCGCGGCCGACCGTCTCGACGGCGAGCCGGCCACCTTCCACGAGCGCGTCCGGTCGCTCTTCCTCGACCTGGCGCGGGCCGGCGGCAGCCGTTACGTCGTCGTCGACGCCGACGGGAGCACCGAGGCGGTGGCCCGCCGCGTGCGCGCGGCCGTCGCGCCGCTCGTCCCGGTGCTCGGCGAGGACCACGCCGAGGGCCCCGGCACGCCGCGCGACCACGGCGCCGGGGGTGTCCTGCACGACGGCCCGCACGACGGCCCGGACGACGGCCCGGACGACGCCGGCCCCGACGAGGACCCCCCGGACGACGGCCGGGGCGGCCCGCCCGACGAGCCCCCGCCCGCGCCGGCCCCGGCCCCGGCGGCCCCGACGGCGCCGCCGACCGCGGTCGTGCCCGTCGTGGCGGCCGGCTCGTCGCCGGTGGGGCGGCGCTCCGTCGAGGGGCTGGGCGGCCCGGCCACCGAGCCGGTCGACGTCGTGCCGGCCCCGGCGCCGCGGGGCGCCTCCGACGCGCGGCGCGAGCAGGCGGCGGACGACGCCCGCCGGGCGGCCGAGGAGGCCGAGCAGCAGCGGCTCGAGGAGCAGCGGCGCGAGGAGGCACGGCTCGAGGACGAGCGACGCCGGGAGGCCCGACGGCTCGACGACGAGCGGCGGGCCCGGGACGAGGAGGCCGCGCGACGTGCGGCCGAGGAGGCCGAGCAGCGGCGGCTCGAGGAGGAGCGGCGGCGGCTCGAGGACGAGCGGCGGGAGGCGGAGCGGGTGCGGGCGGAGCAGGCCGAGAGGGAGCGCGTGGAGACCGAGCGGGCAGCGGCGCAGCAGGAGCGGGCGGGGCGGAGGGCCGGCACGTCGGTGCGCTCGGCCGAGGCGGCGGTCGCGACCGCCCGGAGGCTGGGGGACGCCCGGCGACCCGTCGCCGCGCCCCCGGCGGCGCCGCCGGCCCCGCCGCCGGCGCCGCTGTCGGTGCGCCTGCCGCAGGAGCGGCTCGACCGGCTGCCGGACGCCGTGCAGCGCTCGGCGGTCGAGGTCGCCCAGGCCCAGCGCGACGCGCGGACCGGGGCGCTGGCGCTGGCGGAGCAGCAGCGGGCCGACGCCGAGCGCGCCCGGCGGCGGGCCGAGGAGGAGGCACGGCTGGCCGAGCGGGCGGCGCGCGAGCGGGCGGCCGCGGCGGAGGCGGCCGAGCGCGAGCGGCAGCAGGCGGAGCTCATGGCGCGGCGCGAGGCCGAGGAGGCACGCGCCGAGGAGGAGCGCCGCGAGGCGTCCCGGCGGCGGGCGGCCACCGAGCGGGTGGCCCCCGCGGGGGAGGGGGCGGCCGGCACCGGCACCGCGGCCCTGCCCGTCGTCGACGCCCCGGGGGCCGACGGCCGGCCGGGGCTGCAGGAGCTCCAGGCGGCGGACCGCCGGCGCGAGGCCCAGCAGCGGGCCCGGCGCCGGGCGGCGGCGTCCCGCGGAGGGGCGCCCGCCGGCCGCGCGCGCCGGAGCCGCTACGACGGCCAGGGGGCGCTGGCCGACGAGCTCTTCTCCTGGCAGGAGGAGCGGGACGAGCGGCGCCTCGCCCGCCGGGCCGAGCGCCGCGGCGAGGTGCCGGACGGTCCCGACGGGCAGGGCGGGACGGACGAGCCGGGCGGCACGGGTCCCCGGTGA
- a CDS encoding EAL domain-containing protein, translating to MSERAAPRPPDHPGRRASDRTTDAVAAAPASGVVDFASAAAVVIADLREHVGMDSWLVARRRGEEYVVLAAADDDPYGNHVGLVRPWDETYCARMVDGSAPPVAPDVDEAPGYARMRDVVGFPAGSYLSVPLHAPDGEMLGTLCAAGSTRRGDELVAAMPHIRAQAGLLATVLSHELQLEREVRRRERAESAAATDALTGVANRRAWDAALAAEDARADRYATHAAVVVLDLDALKGVNDADGHAAGDALLRRTADLLRARVRSSDLLARLGGDEFGVLLVETGPEAARAAARQLAEHLGAHGIAASVGVGSRDGEDLHAAWRHADAEMYLDKARRGPAPRRAGSRPAGRRGPATGPTPAVGGAVPATLSSVDALLALVRDQLGMDAAYVTRVEGAERTFRNVSARASVDLRAGQREPVAGSYCELVVDGRLEEVVPDAVAHPAVGHLPVTAAFDIGAYVGVPLRRADGSLYGTLCTHSRAADHRLRPRDAEVLRSVGRVVMDLVEEEDRREDGRAELLQALDDLAEAGGPRTVLQPGVELGTGRVVGAEALSRLPGPDGSPQTWFTRAERAGVGLRLDLMCLEAALRHVHRCPGPMGVNAAPSTVLTPAFTRLLGEGPLDHLTVELTEHERVEDYASLAAVLRPLRVRGLRVAVDDAGAGFASMRHVVQLEPDVVKLDMSIVRGIERSPGQSAMARALVRFAEDTGAAVMAEGVETEAERAHLLDLGVGYGQGFLLGRPVPAEDFGRG from the coding sequence GTGAGCGAGCGGGCCGCCCCCCGGCCCCCCGACCACCCCGGACGGCGGGCGTCCGACCGCACCACGGACGCGGTGGCCGCGGCGCCCGCCTCGGGGGTGGTCGACTTCGCCTCCGCCGCCGCGGTCGTCATCGCCGACCTCCGCGAGCACGTCGGCATGGACTCGTGGCTCGTGGCGCGGCGACGCGGCGAGGAGTACGTCGTCCTGGCCGCGGCCGACGACGACCCGTACGGCAACCACGTCGGCCTCGTGCGGCCCTGGGACGAGACCTACTGCGCGCGCATGGTCGACGGGTCGGCGCCCCCGGTGGCGCCCGACGTGGACGAGGCCCCCGGCTACGCCCGGATGCGCGACGTCGTCGGCTTCCCGGCGGGCTCCTACCTCAGCGTCCCGCTGCACGCGCCCGACGGCGAGATGCTCGGCACGCTCTGCGCGGCCGGGAGCACCCGGCGGGGCGACGAGCTCGTCGCCGCGATGCCGCACATCCGCGCCCAGGCGGGGCTGCTCGCGACCGTCCTGTCCCACGAGCTGCAGCTCGAGCGCGAGGTCCGCCGGCGCGAGCGCGCCGAGTCCGCCGCGGCCACCGACGCCCTCACCGGCGTGGCCAACCGCCGCGCCTGGGACGCCGCCCTCGCCGCCGAGGACGCCCGGGCCGACCGGTACGCGACGCACGCGGCCGTCGTCGTGCTCGACCTCGACGCGCTCAAGGGCGTCAACGACGCCGACGGCCACGCCGCCGGGGACGCCCTCCTCCGCCGCACCGCGGACCTGCTGAGGGCGCGCGTGCGCAGCAGCGACCTGCTGGCCCGGCTCGGCGGCGACGAGTTCGGCGTCCTGCTCGTCGAGACCGGGCCCGAGGCCGCGCGGGCCGCCGCCCGGCAGCTCGCGGAGCACCTCGGCGCCCACGGCATCGCCGCCTCCGTCGGCGTCGGCTCGCGCGACGGCGAGGACCTCCACGCCGCGTGGCGGCACGCCGACGCCGAGATGTACCTCGACAAGGCGCGGCGCGGCCCGGCGCCCCGGCGGGCCGGCTCCCGGCCCGCCGGGCGGCGGGGGCCCGCGACGGGTCCGACGCCCGCCGTCGGCGGCGCGGTGCCGGCGACGCTGTCGAGCGTCGACGCCCTCCTGGCGCTCGTGCGGGACCAGCTGGGCATGGACGCGGCCTACGTCACCAGGGTCGAGGGGGCGGAGCGCACCTTCCGCAACGTCAGCGCCCGGGCGTCCGTGGACCTCCGCGCGGGTCAGCGCGAGCCCGTCGCCGGCTCGTACTGCGAGCTCGTCGTCGACGGGCGGCTCGAGGAGGTCGTGCCCGACGCCGTGGCGCACCCTGCCGTGGGACACCTCCCCGTGACGGCGGCCTTCGACATCGGCGCCTACGTCGGTGTCCCGCTCCGCCGGGCGGACGGCAGCCTCTACGGGACCCTCTGCACCCACTCCCGCGCCGCCGACCACCGCCTGCGGCCCCGCGACGCCGAGGTGCTGCGCAGCGTCGGGCGCGTCGTCATGGACCTCGTCGAGGAGGAGGACCGCCGGGAGGACGGGCGGGCCGAGCTCCTCCAGGCCCTCGACGACCTCGCCGAGGCCGGCGGGCCGCGGACCGTGCTGCAGCCGGGCGTCGAGCTGGGGACGGGGCGCGTCGTCGGGGCGGAGGCCCTCAGCCGTCTCCCCGGGCCGGACGGCTCCCCGCAGACGTGGTTCACCCGGGCCGAGCGCGCCGGCGTGGGGCTGCGCCTGGACCTCATGTGCCTCGAGGCCGCGCTCCGGCACGTGCACCGCTGCCCCGGGCCGATGGGCGTCAACGCCGCCCCGAGCACGGTGCTCACCCCCGCCTTCACGCGGCTGCTGGGCGAGGGCCCCCTGGACCACCTCACCGTCGAGCTCACCGAGCACGAGCGGGTGGAGGACTACGCCTCGCTCGCCGCGGTCCTGCGCCCGCTGCGCGTCCGGGGCCTGCGCGTCGCCGTGGACGACGCGGGCGCCGGCTTCGCGAGCATGCGGCACGTCGTGCAGCTCGAGCCGGACGTCGTCAAGCTCGACATGAGCATCGTCCGGGGGATCGAGCGCTCGCCGGGGCAGTCGGCGATGGCGAGGGCCCTCGTCCGCTTCGCGGAGGACACCGGCGCCGCGGTCATGGCCGAGGGTGTCGAGACCGAGGCCGAGCGCGCGCACCTGCTCGACCTCGGCGTGGGCTACGGCCAGGGCTTCCTGCTGGGCCGCCCGGTGCCCGCGGAGGACTTCGGCCGGGGCTGA